The sequence below is a genomic window from Lolium perenne isolate Kyuss_39 chromosome 7, Kyuss_2.0, whole genome shotgun sequence.
ACATTCTTAGCTCATAGATACTTCGACACCACTCTTGACAGCCTGTGATTGGCATCCGCCTTTTTGAGGACTAGCTGATCTTGGTACAGTTTTCCCAATATGTAATTATGTATAGAATACAGATGAGAAATTATAGAGAGAGAAAACAAAGTTTTGATCCATTTGCCCATTTCATGCTTCAAGATGTGATTTCTGATCTAAGTATATGTACTTATTGCAGTATCCTTGGTTCGTGGATCATGTTGGGTGTACATTAAACATGACAGGTCGAAGTCACAAGGGCTAAGCCTGTTCATAGCAGAATAAATCAAATTCATTACCAAGattccccaccaccaccaccgcctccaGCACATGGATGTGCAGTCTGGCACTGCAGTTGAATATTTCTAGTTTCAaaatgcatgggcaacttgtttaaATAAAATGAGTTTCTACAATCTTCATACGTAACATTCAAGCATGTCGAGGCTCAAAAAAGCCTCAACCATGCACCTCTTAAAAAAATTCCCTTTCTTTAGAGTATCAGAAAAAAATTATCAAGATGGAGTCGCACAAAATTTCGCTTGTATAAATGTCGTTCTCGATACACTAACGCCAAGGGATGTTTTATTTGCTAAACAAAAAGAAGAGCTGTGCGCGGAACATATAACAGAAGTGGAGAAATGTCTAGTATAGAGATCACAATTGCGAATTGAGGATGGGCAGTAGCCAGAATAACACATATGTCAATAGCTAAATGTAGGGTTAGCAATTCATTAAATACATGAATGAGTGTGCATCCATGCAATTATACCAAGATCCCCCATCCGACTACACTGCACTGCTGGTTCTTGCTGACAATTGCGGAACATGATAATGTGCAGGCTCAACTCGAGGACAGCGGACACACTAAAAATGTACTAAACATGAGACGACTTTGATGTTGGAATCATCTATGCTTCTGCCAGATCTCAAGAACAGCAGACAGCATCTGGGAGATATAATGGCCATATTCTTTCTGTCTACCAATCAAATGCTACCGCTTTACACATCTTACGTATATATAGACCTCAGCAGAATGGTAGACACATCAAACCGTaagtccctcctcctccacctcctcctctctTCAAGTACAATACATGAAAACCTTCAAGATCAGAAATGGCTTTCCACCTAAGATCGATAAGTTTGCCTTCAAGGCCTCGTGCCAACGAGGCCGAAGTCGAGCAAGAGCTGCTGAGCCTAGAGGCAAGCATCTCTTCCTCCGCCACCATCGGCACTATGTGTGATGGTCTCAGGAGGCTTGGAGACATCTACAACGGTGTTGAAGAGATTATTGGCCTGCCAAGCAACCAAGTTGGGAAGATGTTGAATGGAGAGATGGATAGCTCTCTTGAGCTGTTGGATCTCTGCAAGATCATGCAAGAGATCTTCGTAGAGATGAAGGCCATCATCCAAGAGCCGCAAGCGGCTCTAAGAAAAGGAGATGATGCAGCTGTTCAAGCCAACATCCAATCTTATACTCGTTTGGCGAAGAAGGCCAAGAAACTTTTCAAGAAGACCGCAAAGAAGGCTACTGCGGGTTGCGGGATGCTCATGCTATTTACCAAGGCTAGGGAGATATCAGTATCTCTGCTTGAGTACTCAGTCCATCTCTTGTCGAAGGAAATCGATACGCCTAAACAGTCTATTGTCTCCAAAGTATTTCACAAGAAGAAGGCAGTTGTTTGCGAGGAGGATCAATTGCAGGAGTTAGAGTGCAGTATTGGAGATCTTGAGAATGCTGCAGGACATTTGTTCAGGAAATTAGTCCACATCAGGGTTTCTCTCCTGAACATTCTTAGCTCATAGATACTTCGACACCACTCTTGACAGCCTGTGATTGGCATCCGCCTTTTTGAGGACTAGCTGATCTTGGTACAGTTTTCCCAATATGTAATTATGTATAGAATACAGATGAGAAATTATAGAGAGAAAAAACAAAGTTTTGATCCATTTGCCCATTTCATGCTTCAAGATGTGATTTCTGATCTAAGTATATGTACTTATTGCAGTATCCTTGGTTCATGGATCATGTTGGGTGTACATTAAACATGACAGGTCGAAGTCAAAAGTGCTAAGCCTGTTCATAGCAGAATAAATCAAATTAATTACCAAGattccccaccaccaccaccgcctccaGCACATGGATGTGCAGTCTGGCACTGCAGTTGAATATTTCTAGTTTCAAAATGCATGGCCAACTTGTTTAAATAAAATGAGTTTCTACAATCTTCATAAGTAACATTCAAGCATGTCGAGGCTCAAAAAAGCCTCAACCATGCACCTCTAAAAAAAATCCCTTTCTTTAGAGTATCAGAAAAAAATTATCAAGATGGAGTCGCACAAAATTTCGCTTGTATAAATGTCGTTCTCGATACACTAACGCCAAGGGATGTTTTATTTGCTAAACAAAAAGAAGAGCTGTGCGCGGAACATATAACAGAAGTGGAGAAATGTCTAGTATAGAGATCACAATTGCGAATTGAGGATGGGCAGTAGCCAGAATAACACATATCTCAATAGCTAAATGTAGAGTTAGCAATTCATTAAATACATGAATGAGCGTGCATCCATGCAATTATACCAAGATCCCCCATCCGACTACACTGCACTGCTGGTTCTTGCTGACAATTGCGGAACATGATAATGTGCAGGCTCAACTCGAGGACAGCGGACACACTAAAAATGTACTAAACATGAGACGACTTTGATGTTGGAATCATCTATGCTTCTGCCAGATCTCAAGAACAGCAGACAGCATCTGGGAGATATAATGGCCATATTCTTTCTGTCTACCAATCAAATGCTACCGCTTTACACATCTTCTGTATATATAGACCTCAGCAGAATGGTAGACACATCAAACCAGaagtccctcctcctccacctcctcctctctTCAAGTACAATACAGAGAAAACCTTCAAGATCAGAAATGGCTTTCCACCTAAGATCGATAAGTTTGCCTTCAAGGCCTCAGGCCAACGAGGCCGAAGTCGAGCAAGAGCTGCTGAGCCTAGAGGCAAGCATCTCTTCCTCCGCCACCATCGGCACTATGTGTGATGGTCTCAGGAGGCTTGGAGACATCTACAACGGTGTTGAAGAGATTATTGGCCTGCCAAGCAACCAAGTTGGGAAGATGTTGAATGGAGAGATGGATAGCTCTCTTGAGCTGTTGGATCTCTGCAGCATCATGCAAGAGATCTTCGTAGAGATGAAGGCCATCATCCAAGAGCTGCAAGCGGCTCTAAGAAAAGGAGATGATGCAGCTGCTCAAGCCAACATCCAATCTTATACTCGTTTGGCGAAGAAGGCCAAGAAACTTTTCAAGAAGACCACGAAGAAGGCTACTTCTGCGGGTTGCAGGATGGTCATGATATTTACCAAGGGTAGGGAGATATCAGTATCTCTGCTGGAGTCCTCAGTCCATCTCTTGTTGAAGGAAATCGATATGCCTAAACAGTCCCTTGTCTCCAAAGTATTTCACAAGAAGAAGGCAGTTGTTTGCGAGGAGGATCTATTGCAGGAGTTAGAGTGCAGTATTGGAGATCTTGAGAATGCTGCAGGACATTTGTTCAGGAAACTAGTCCACATCAGGGTTTCTCTCCTGAACATTCTTAGCTCGTAGATACTTCCACACCACTCTTGGCATCCTGTGATTGGCATCCGCCTTTTTGAGGACTAGCTGATCTTGGTACAGTTTTTCTAATATGTAGTTATGTATAGAATACAGATGTACAGGAAATTATAGAGAGAAAAACCAATTTTTGATCCATTTGCCCATTTCATGCTTCAAGATGTGCTTTGTGATCTAAGTATATAGGGTACGTTTGGTTTTGAGCCAATGCAGGCCTTACCAAAAAGTTGGCATGCCCGTGCCCACTGGCTGCTGTTTGGTTAGCCACCAATAATTTGGCTAGCCCAAGCCCAACACGCCCGACGCTATGCAAATTTCCGCCAATTCCTGGCCATCTGCGGGCGGTGGAATCCCTCGccaaaaaattggtcatgcccatGAATTGGTAGGGCGCGCGTGGGCGTGAACCAAACACACCCATATACTTATTGCAGTATCCTTGGTTCGTGGATCATGTTGGGCGTACATTAAACATGACAGGTCGAAGTCACAAGGGCTAAGCCTGTTCATAGCAGAATAAATCAATTTAATTACCATGattcccccaccaccaccaccacctccagcaCATGGATGTGCAGTCTGGCACTGCAGTTGAATATTTTTAGTTTCAaaatgcatgggcaacttgttaaaATAAAATGAGTTTCTACAATCTTCATCTGTAACATTCAAGCATGTCACAATGTACAATATTATGCATACAGAGGCCCAAAAAAGACACAACCATGCACCTCTAAAAAAATTGCCCTTTCTTCAGGTTATCAGAAAAAAATTATCAAGATGGAGTAGCACAAAATTTCTCTTGTTAACATATCGTTCTCGATACACTAACGCCAAGGGATGTTTTATTTGCTAAACAAAAAGAAGAGTTGCGCTGAAAATATCACAGAAGTGGAGAAGTGTCTAGTATAGAGATCACAATTGCGAATTTTCCCAACTTATATGAAGGTCAGGGAGTAGAGAGATACCTTGTGGAGAAGTAGCATACAGCAGAAGGATGCGGGACGCTCCAGCGACCTGGACGGCAAGCTCTGCAGCGCGCTCGCTTTGCGGCCTCTCTTTCTTCATCTTCCCCAACTCCAATTTGTCATCTTTTACATCTTGTGTTTTGGGTGGAGTCTACCCTTCGGGCACATTTTAGCCAGTGAACTACAATCGCATTGACATGTTGGGCTGCCAATTCCGATCAAAGCCCATTCCGGCCTGGCACATGGGCAGCCCTCAGACTGAAAGCATGAACAAGaaaaaccaattccataatccaATCCACCTATAGATTCATGTATTTCCATCAAACAATTTATTCATCCAAGAAGTTTTAACCGTATCAAACAATATTAATGCATGCAATGGCACATCGACAAGCTCAGTTGAAGAGTCTCTAAGCACATGGCTTCTCTTGGAATCTCAACGCATCACATTATCATATTCAGATCATATACCAGATGTTTGGGAAGCTTAAGCATGCCAGCGATGATGCATGATCAGATCAAATTAATCAAATTTTGTCGATGATACTCTAGACACGTCTGCAGCAGAAAATTTGTAATTAACAGACCACTAGCTTGTCTTGTGCACGATCACAAGATTCTTCTTGTCTGCCAATGCAGATTGAGATTACTGGGCTGTTATAAGAACAGAGCAGCCAAAGGGAGGATGGAATGGTGGATGGCGCTGATACCTTGGGAGTTTCTTTGTTCCTCTAGTTCTCGACGTTTCTGCTCTTCTGGCTCCATACAGAAGAAATGTGATAAGCACACAGGCTCCATACTGGCTTCGATTTTCAATCATGGCTCGCGATCTACAGTCTGTGAGTTTTCCTTCTTGTTCTACTGATCTCACAGACGGTATAGGAGCTGGCGAATAGCTGCAGATCTCGAATGGTGTATTGTTGCTAGAACTCTACAGTCCGACACGAGAAAATAGCGGGTTGAAGATGACTGTTAACTGTTCGTTCGAGCCAGGAAACTGTCTTTCCTGCATCCACTCGGTGAAGAAGGCACAAGAATATATGAAAGAAGTGAGCCAATACTTTTCTGATTAGAATGAGTACTAACTAAGATGACCAGATTACTTACAAGAGGGTGGAAGATGACTGTCTCGCTACTTGAGCCATGCAACTTCTGTCAAAGAAACTTGCGATGATAAGCAATTGTATACAAGCTGAAGCAGCTACGTACTGATTGGAGTAGGATATTATTCATCAGGAGAGCAGCAGGGAGTATGTTAAGAAAATTGATACAGCACGTGTGTTTCTTTTTGTATAGTCTCAGCTGTTTTTTTCTTGTGAAGGATACTCTCAGCTTCTAGATACACTTCTATGAGTCTATGTGATTGGAGTCCACCTTTCAAAGGAATTGCTCGATCATTCAAACAAATTTGTGTACAAAGAAGTTAAAATGCCCAGCGGTGAGAATACTTTGTTTCCTACTTTTATGATAGTTCCATTGCCTATGGATGCATGCGTCATCATAGGTGGAATATTTCTCTTGGTGTTTTCTCGACCGGGAGATATATACTTCTATTCCAAGGTTTTTCAGTCTTTGTATAGTCACCGACTAATCACCAGGTCGTTTCCTCAAAATCAGGGCAACTCGCAACTTATGGCGACTAATCGCCGAGCCGGAGGGCTGGCGATTTGACTAGGCTCGGCGAATCAAAAACCTTGTTCTATGCACCACTTTTCGAGCATACAGTTGATTTGAATGGCCACAGAAGCAAAATAAAGAAAAGAGAGAAATTTAGTGGGATTAAGTTTTGCTTAATTAAAACCTCACCAACAAGAAAGATCATCATGTTTGAGAATCAATTAGTATGACTAACTAGTAACAAGATTGCGTAAAGAAACATAATGAAAAAATGCAGTGACCAGGGAGACAAAAACATTAAGAGATCATTTCCGTAATGGTTGGGCATAAAATAGTGATGCTTTTCACACGGTAGGGGGCTCAATCTGAAAAAATGGGGGATAAAATTTTGAACCAATGGCAAGCGAATGATCCTTGTCTAGTTGACCTTGTCTTCCATCTCCAAAACATGCCAGCTCAAAAGCACGAGCACCCAATTCATTAGAGACCATATCCTATAGTATTGATAACAGGATACTAGTCAGAGTGACACCTCACAGCAAAATGCCAGGTTAGCCATCCTTTAAATAATGGCATGGTCAAACAATTTCACCAAGATACAACTGGTTCTTGCTGCCATTTTCTGACGATAATATGTTGGCTCGTCTCTAGGAGAGCAAACAGACTAAAAAAATGAACTAAACATCAGATGACTTTGTTGTAATCGCTATGCTTCTGCCAGATCTCCATCTATAGCAGACAGCATCTGGGAAATCGTGTCCAACAATCAATACTCCTGAATGTACTGCTTCTTCTGTATAAATAGGCCTGAGCAGAATGGTAGACCGTAGACACATCAAACCAAAAGTCCCTCTTTCCTGCTCTTCTCTTCAAGTACAATACAGAGAAAACCTTCAAGATCAGAATGGCTTTCCACCTAAGATCGATAAGTTTGCCTTCAAGGCCTCAGGCCAACGAGGCCAAAATCGAGCAAGAGCTGCTGAGCCTAGAGGCAAGCatctcttcctccaccaccatcggcacGATGTGTGATGGTCTGAGGAGACTTGGAGACATCTACAACGGTGTTGAAGAGATTATTGGCCTGCCAAGCAACCAAGTTGGGAAGATGTTGAATGGAGAGATGGATAGCTCTCTTGAGCTGTTGGATCTCTGCAGCATCATGCAAGAGATCTTCGTAGAGATGAAGGCCATCATCCAAGAGCTGCAAGCGGCTCTAAGAAAAGGAGATGATGCAGCTGTTCAAGCCAACATCCAATCTTATACTCGTTTGGCGAAGAAGGCCAAGAAACTTTTCAAGAAGACCACGGAGAAGGCTACTTCTGCGGGTTGCAGGATGGTCATGCTATTTACCAAGGCTAGGGAGATATCAGTATCTCTGCTGGAGTCCTCAGTCCATCTCTTGTTGAAGGAAATCGATATGCCTAAACAGTCCCATGTCTCCAAAGTATTTCACAAGAAGAAGGCAGTTGTTTGCGAGGAGGATCTATTGCAGGAGTTAGAGTGCAGTATTGGAGATCTTGAGAATGCTGCAGGACATTTGTTCAGGAAATTAGTCCACATCAGGGTTTCTCTCCTGAACATTCTTAGCTCCTAGATACTTCCACACCACTCTTGGCATCCGCCTTTTTGAGGACTAGCTGATCTTGGTACAGTTTTTCTAATATGTAGTTATGTATAGAATACAGATGTACAGGAAATTATAGAGAGAAAAACCAATGTTTGATCCATTTGCCCATTTCACGCTTCAAGATGTGCTTTGTGACCTAAGTATATATACTTATTGCAGTATCCTTGGTTCGTGGATCATGTTGGGCGTACATTAAACATGACAGGTCAAAGTCCAAGGGCTTAGCCTGTTCATAGAAGAATAAATCAATTTAATTACCAAGattccccaccaccaccaccgccgccagcaCATGGATGTGCAGTCTGGCACTGCAGTTGAATATTTCTAGTTTCAGAATGCATGTGCAACTTGTTTAAATAAAATGAGTATCTACAATCTTCATTCATAACATTCAAGCATGTCGAGGCTCAAAAAACCCACAACAATAATCCTCTAAAAAAATCCCCTTTAGATTATCAGAAAAAAATTATCAAGATGGAGTCGCACAAAATTTCTCTTGTTTACAACTTTACATATAGTTCTCGATACACTAACGCCAAGGGATGTTTTATTTGCTAAACAAAAAAGAAGAGCTGTGCGCGGAACATATAACAGAAGTGGAGAAGTGTCTAGCATAGAGATCACAACCGCGAACTGAGGATGGGCAGTAGACAGAATAACACATATGCCAATAGCTAAATGTTGGGTTAGCAATTCATTAAATACTGG
It includes:
- the LOC127301666 gene encoding uncharacterized protein, producing the protein MAFHLRSISLPSRPRANEAEVEQELLSLEASISSSATIGTMCDGLRRLGDIYNGVEEIIGLPSNQVGKMLNGEMDSSLELLDLCKIMQEIFVEMKAIIQEPQAALRKGDDAAVQANIQSYTRLAKKAKKLFKKTAKKATAGCGMLMLFTKAREISVSLLEYSVHLLSKEIDTPKQSIVSKVFHKKKAVVCEEDQLQELECSIGDLENAAGHLFRKLVHIRVSLLNILSS
- the LOC127301667 gene encoding uncharacterized protein yields the protein MAFHLRSISLPSRPQANEAEVEQELLSLEASISSSATIGTMCDGLRRLGDIYNGVEEIIGLPSNQVGKMLNGEMDSSLELLDLCSIMQEIFVEMKAIIQELQAALRKGDDAAAQANIQSYTRLAKKAKKLFKKTTKKATSAGCRMVMIFTKGREISVSLLESSVHLLLKEIDMPKQSLVSKVFHKKKAVVCEEDLLQELECSIGDLENAAGHLFRKLVHIRVSLLNILSS
- the LOC127301670 gene encoding uncharacterized protein, encoding MAFHLRSISLPSRPQANEAKIEQELLSLEASISSSTTIGTMCDGLRRLGDIYNGVEEIIGLPSNQVGKMLNGEMDSSLELLDLCSIMQEIFVEMKAIIQELQAALRKGDDAAVQANIQSYTRLAKKAKKLFKKTTEKATSAGCRMVMLFTKAREISVSLLESSVHLLLKEIDMPKQSHVSKVFHKKKAVVCEEDLLQELECSIGDLENAAGHLFRKLVHIRVSLLNILSS